In Neosynechococcus sphagnicola sy1, the following proteins share a genomic window:
- a CDS encoding amidohydrolase family protein, with amino-acid sequence MTAESGLLIRNAQILLPNGEWFQGDVLIANGRILEVGSHIPTSDTTSTLKEIDATGLNLLPGVIDPQVHFREPGLEHKEDLFTASCACAKGGVTSFLEMPNTRPPTTTQAALDDKLQRAAAKCLVNYGFLSVPPQRCYLI; translated from the coding sequence ATGACTGCTGAGTCTGGCTTATTGATTCGCAATGCTCAGATCCTTTTACCTAATGGTGAATGGTTCCAGGGGGATGTGCTGATCGCAAATGGCCGCATTCTTGAGGTTGGCTCCCATATCCCCACCAGCGATACAACTTCTACCCTGAAAGAGATCGATGCCACGGGACTGAATTTATTGCCGGGAGTCATTGACCCCCAAGTCCATTTCCGTGAACCAGGTTTGGAGCATAAAGAGGATTTATTCACAGCCAGTTGTGCCTGTGCCAAAGGTGGTGTCACGTCCTTTTTAGAGATGCCTAACACCCGTCCCCCCACGACCACCCAGGCAGCTTTGGACGACAAGTTACAGCGAGCAGCTGCCAAGTGCTTGGTCAACTATGGTTTTTTATCGGTGCCACCGCAGAGGTGTTACCTGATCTGA